A genome region from Erythrolamprus reginae isolate rEryReg1 chromosome 4, rEryReg1.hap1, whole genome shotgun sequence includes the following:
- the C4H21orf91 gene encoding protein EURL homolog gives MTEEQFVNIDLNDDNVCGVCKLGTERETLSFCHICFELSIEGIPKSDLLHTRSLRGHRDCFEKFHLIANQSCPQSKLSKSTYAEVKNILSKKINSIIQYAQNKDKDLDSEGSKPPQHRIFSFRHQRERKLLPQFDSQVPKYSAKWINESSGNITNCSQSILESRKPSDFRFDMLQQRSASFCCNNSLWSSHNQSSELGKTKKDPDACIRRFPQYSREQLNMMPLIEVEQLNGKLLKQIHDVFEELTKQVQEKDSLASELNVRHIAIEQLLKNCSKLPCLQMGRAAMKSNVSI, from the exons ATGACTGAAGAGCAATTTGTTAACATTGATTTAAATGATGATAATGTTTGCGGCGTATGCAAGTTAGGAACAGAAAGAGAGACCCTTTCCTTCTGCCACATTTGTTTCGAGCTAAGCATTGAAG GAATACCAAAGTCTGATCTTCTGCATACAAGATCATTAAGGGGACATAGAGACTGCTTTGAGAAATTCCACTTAATAGCAAACCAGAGTTGCCCACAATCAAAATTGTCCAAAAGTACAtatgcagaagtgaaaaacattTTGAGCAAAAAAATTAACTCGATTATACAGTATGCACAAAATAAAGATAAGGATTTGGATTCAGAAGGTTCGAAACCACCACAGCATCGGATTTTTAGTTTTAGacatcagagagaaagaaagttacTTCCACAGTTTGATTCCCAAGTCCCTAAATATTCTGCAAAATGGATTAATGAAAGCTCTGGGAATATTACAAACTGTTCACAGAGTATTCTAGAATCAAGAAAACCCAGTGATTTTAGATTTGACATGTTGCAACAAAGAAGTGCATCATTTTGTTGTAATAATTCATTATGGTCTAGTCACAATCAGTCATCGGAATTGGGAAAAACCAAAAAAGATCCAGATGCTTGTATACGAAGATTTCCCCAATACAGCAGAGAGCAGT TGAATATGATGCCTCTGATAGAAGTTGAGCAACTGAATGGGAAACTACTCAAGCAAATCCATG ATGTGTTTGAAGAGTTAACGAAGCAAGTACAAGAAAAAGACTCCTTAGCTTCTGAGCTTAATGTCCGTCATATTGCTATTGAACAGCTGCTAAAGAACTGTTCAAAACTGCCATGCTTACAGATGGGACGGGCAGCCATGAAATCCAATGTATCCATATAG